A stretch of DNA from Cheilinus undulatus linkage group 7, ASM1832078v1, whole genome shotgun sequence:
GACAATAAAATAAGCCATAAAatagaattttttaaatcaaaagttgCATCAGTCTAGTAAGATTATCTTTGGTgcatccatttttatttttgaaatcagTGAAAATATTCATGAGAAATCACATCTGTGTCACAATTTGTGAAATCCTATGGGGACACTCAATCTTTTTGATTACCTGTAAACTGTGATTTGGCTTTATAGGAAtcaaaaaatcaaactaaagtATGATTGATAGTTTaattaaattaacaaaaaactGATTTGCATGAATCCAAAACTGTTTTTATGAACCTTGAATAACCATAGAAGTGTTTaaagtcaaattcaaaatgtgtgtgtttgcatgcatcAAAGTGTTGAGATCAATTTACTGATCTGGTTTCTTACCAAAGACAGGACATACAATGTTTCAAGACACACAGCTTTTGTAGTTAAATCAACCTTTTTTCCCCAAGAAATTAATGAAATATATGAAAACTTTAAATACCTGCTGCAAAGGCCAGAATGATGGCCACCCAGCCGATAATATAGGACCAGGAAAAGCGCCAGTCCAAGAAGCGTTTGCCAAAGAATGTGACGGTCACTCCGGTGTAAATGGCCAAAGCCAGCAGAGCAAGAAAACCTGACAGGAGGTTAAGATGAAACTGTAAAAATACACttccaaaaatataattttttataatttcaagCACAATTAAGCTGTCACAATAggctttaaattatttttgcactAATTTACAATTATTCATCAAAAACAATACCAGATTCCATCCTGAAGCCTCTTTCCACTGATGATGGCAAACACATATTTTACTGACTATTGTGTTCAATACTTTGCTTTTTAACCACTGGGGGGAAGTGTGTTTGCTCATACCAGACAGGACTAGGGCGATGCCTCCTGTACGGACCCTCCTGTTCTTGGTGCCGTTAGTGAAGGCGCTCAGGCCGAGAACAACACCAGCAAAGCAGCTCAGCACAGCCAGCAACATGAAGGCCCGAGTGGCATCCCAGAAGGCTGGACAGACGGACAGAGAAGAGGTCAGTACCACATACACATCACTTACTTTTAGGACTGAGTTTGTCAGCTGTATTTCTATATTGTAACATTTCTTTTTGGATTGTCTTTGAGCACTGTTTGGACAATATCAATGAAGCTATGACGggctatggaaacccatttcagcttcttaaaaaagaaaaaaattaagtcaGGCAATTctacaaaattttaaattaaaaacatcaaaatcaattaTGCGATAgagtcaaaattacaaaaaaaaagtcaaaattatgagatatagCCAAAGTTTCGAGGTAGAAATTCAAAATACTtagaaaaagtgaaattataatgtataaaaggtaaaaattatgagataaattcaaaCTCAGAATATTAAAAGCTGCAATAATGCGATAAAAAGgtacaatttaataaaaagttgacattttcagagaaatgtcaaaatttggagataaaaagtcatatttagGAGATAAAGTCAAAAGCATAAAgttatcccccccccccccacacacacacactttcaaactttcactgttttttcttcatacaggtacatctcaaaaaatttgaatatcatgaaaaagttcaatattttttttcactcatttctgaaagtgaaacccatacattatatagacttgttacacataaagttaagtatttcaagcctttatttcttgaaatgttgatgattatgggttacagataagaaaacccaaaattttgTGTCTCAagaaattagaatattacataagatcaattaaaaaaaaggacattttaaatagaaatgtaAGGCTTCTGAAatgtatgttcatttctatgcagtcaatacttggttgggcctctttttgcatgaattattgCATCAGTacagcgtggcatggaggcgatcagcctgtggcactgctcaggtgtaatggaagctgccttcaggtcatctgcattgttgggtctggtgtctctcatctttctcttgataataccccatagattctctatggggttcaggtcaggccagtttgctggccaatcaagcacagtaacaccatggtcattgaaccagcttttggtacctttggcagtgtgggcaggtgccaagtcctgctggaaaaggaaatcagcatctccataaagcttgtcagcagaaggaagtatgaagtgctctaaaatgtcctggtagatggctgcgttgtctgtggacttcagaaaacacagagaaccaacaccagcagatgccatggcagcccaaatcatcactgactgtggaaacttcacactcgACTTCAAacaacatggattctgtgcctctccactcttcctccagactctgggaccttgatttccaaatgatatgCAAAATTTTCTTTCacctgaaaagaggactttggaccactgagcaacagtccagttctttttctccaccgCCCAGGTGAGACACTTCTGACGTCTCtagttcaggagtggcttgacacgaggaatgccacatttgtagcccatgtctattGGTCTgtgcctcagtccactccttttggagctcccccaaattcttgaatggatttggCTTGACAAgcctctcaaggctgcggttatcccttatgctggtgcaccttttcctaccacactttttccttccactcaactttctatgaatatgcttggatacagcactctgtgaacaaccagcttctttagcaatgactttttgtggcttaccctccttgtggagggtgtcagtgactgtcttctggacatctgtcaagtctgcagtcttcctcataattgtgtagcctactgacccagaccgAGAGACCATtaaaaggctcaggaaacctttgcaggtgtttggaattcattagctgattagggtgtgacaccatgactttccaatattgaactttatcacaatattctaattttttgagtccctgaattttgggttttcttatctgtaagccataatcatcaacatttcaagaaataaaggcttgaaatatttcactctatcagtctatataatatattggtttcactttcagaaatgagtgacaaaaaatattgaacttttcatgatattcaaattttttgagttGTACCTGTAAGtcgcagaaatgggcttccattaTAAGCTACTGTAATTTGTgctgaaaaatattttacagtgtttCCTCAGTAAACTCCGAATGTGTAAAGTGCCTACATTATTGAAAAAATTTTGGATCGTTAATTTAGTTTCGTTACCTTATTTTCGTCcatattttttctctgaaacACTCACCTACAGTTATGGTGTGGGCGTGGCATTTGTGGTTGATGCAGAACCTCCAAAGCCCCTGATTGGCTGAGCTACCCGAGTATCGATACTGCATCCAGAAGTCTGTTGCTGTAGAGACGATAAGTAGCACGAGGGCAGCCACACCGCAGAGTGTGCCTCCTCCTGCTAGGGTATACAGCATCGTGGAGAAGACAGGGAAAAAGCTGTCCGTCTAATCATTCAGCAACTGTACAAGAGAGACAGAACAACTATTTGATTGGTCGAGAGACACTCAATGATTGCAGATACAGAGTACAACAGCACAAGTTTAGCAGTTCAGTTAGGACTCAGAAGTATTGTATCCTTGGAGAGAGATTAATTATTACTATAGTATAAATATGCTCTGGCTAGTCCATGCTTACCATTGTATTCTTCTTGTAAAAGTGATGTATAAAAGCAATATCCCATGCTAGAGAGTGCCATTATACTGAATATCGGCACCACATAACCATAACTTTAtcacagatgtttaaaaaacattcttgaGAGACatcgctaaagctaacaaaggtcaacatttcacaaaataaCAACACGTTTTAACCATTCTTCCTCATAGAAATCCAATGTCTCattcaaaaatctgttttgggAGGTCCCCATGATTGCTCCACTGACCTGCTTGCCAACTTTTGACTACTTATCTACTTACTCACCTGAGATTGCCGAAAGTGCCTCTACGTGAACACTTTGGTTTCAGAGCAGACAAAAGAGGATTTCTCAAGGATggacaaaaactacaaaaccCCCCAAAGAAACAatcttttccactttaaacataTTAAAATCAAATCATCTTTTCAAATTCTAAAAGATAACCAGAAGACAGAGATCTGAAATCTGttacacacattaaaaaaaaggttcacTCTTCAGTGGCAAGGTCAAAATTGGTCATTGCCCAGCAAAGCACTTGAACGAAACAGCTGTATGACAATAAGCATGCCTATCAGGCAGTTCAGAGTCATTGTTCACTGCTAATTCCCCTCTATGCACCACAAATGAATCTGTCAGTACTGAGCAATTGAACTGTCAGCAgtgtttctctctgtcacacagcCAGAAAAGCAATGATTTACTCATACACAGTTTAAAACCAGCACTCACGTATCAGCCTTAAATAGCACCCAAACACCAAAATGACATCCAAAGTAGAAATTTACATTGTAGATTTAGTTTGCTTCCTGACGTTGCTCActattttgtaaaacaaaatctgcaaaaatctgTGCCCAAGGGCCAGTTTTCAGTGGTAGAAATCTTTCAcaacaaaggtaaaaaaatgaaaaaaacatagtTCTACATGAACATTAAAAAGATGGTTTAGTGTAAGTTAATTTTTTCTGATACCTCTGTGTTGGCTGGTGTCTCTGCAGGGCTGCTGGCTCTGACAGTGACTCTATCCTTTTTAAGCCCTGTACCCCTGGCTCTCATTGTCCTGCTCACAAAAGAGGGAATGATCGAGTGCAGCATGTGAGTGATGTTAAATCCCCCTAGCTCTTCTCTGTAGTTACCTCCATCCCTCTATCATCCTTCTGTCGCTTTGACCTGGTGCAAATtgccagaggtggaaaaaaaagtacacaacCATTGTACTCAAGCAAAAGTAGTTACTATTTATAAAATTTACTTacgtaaaagtactggtcttaaaattctacttaagtaaaagtaaaaagtgtcTAATTTAGAATTTActctgagtagctactgaggagttgtactgtaaaatatgagCTTTCTTAATGGCTGTAACAACAAGAGACTAGATCTTCAACCAGGGTGTttaggtaaagtcacacctctataataaaagtaaaaacagcaaaataaataaaagtaaaaacacagcaaaattgacagtgttaaataAACTCATATAGTGTTAAATGTAACAATTTAAAGTGCttatattggtccacactacataaaCTACACTTCTGAAAgtgttgaatatttttcaatatgacagagctgctgtaAGTCtagaaaatctgtggcaagatGGGTCTACTCTAGTAAATACAAAACAGATAGTCAACCTCATCTCacggcaatgcatactgatggaGAATATGCACTGTGCATCCTTTaggaacacctaaagtcacaggcaggAATTAACTCAgcggataacttcactcatggtgcaaatgtgcatcatgagtgaagttccaccaatccaccagaaacatgaccaaaagaaccccagcaggatCACTGTACCACatgcaacatccaaacacaactaaacacttTACCCAAGGGGATGATGGGAGACTCTGCCCCCAGCTTTGAAATCACAATGGGCAGAGCTTAAATGAATCACTCTTTACAGGGTGGAATTAAGATTACACATTGGgagtaaaaactcaaaatgtttaaCCTGACATATCAACACCCAGgattttgctttctttttgtgttctcccaattttgttttgttttctccacacacatgcaggaaaatgaaaaatttacGTATATTTGTGCATTCTAACACAAAATGACTTACATTAGAGATGA
This window harbors:
- the lim2.2 gene encoding lens intrinsic membrane protein 2.2 — translated: MLYTLAGGGTLCGVAALVLLIVSTATDFWMQYRYSGSSANQGLWRFCINHKCHAHTITVAFWDATRAFMLLAVLSCFAGVVLGLSAFTNGTKNRRVRTGGIALVLSGFLALLALAIYTGVTVTFFGKRFLDWRFSWSYIIGWVAIILAFAAGVFQLCAYQRTTAEPSSSNNPDS